In Haloarcula salinisoli, one genomic interval encodes:
- a CDS encoding 3-keto-5-aminohexanoate cleavage protein — protein sequence MTYREYMRGDEVTLGVAPTGYRYSTDVNDALPVEPESVATQVYESMALGATVTVLHGRDADGNPDPTRLPAFGRAVRELCGDDVLLEYAAEPDAPLGDFLDALDGEPAPDLATVRLGPTQTGYRRVSETSRRDTEQLVDALTDRGITPNVLVTGGADCHELARLREQAVLPDPPVVTVLLGAPSGAVGTPLSLLSVLDAVPDGAHVFVRATGPNQYPLTTLAFFMGAHPMVGMADNLFFDPDTPVERNAQLVRTVAQLAQRSLRSLADIGAASRRLTLPPAVAEGNDVEA from the coding sequence ATGACCTACCGTGAGTACATGCGCGGCGACGAGGTGACTCTCGGCGTCGCTCCGACCGGCTATCGCTACTCGACTGACGTGAACGACGCTCTCCCGGTCGAGCCCGAATCAGTCGCGACACAGGTGTACGAGTCGATGGCGCTCGGGGCCACTGTCACAGTCCTCCACGGTCGTGACGCCGACGGGAACCCCGACCCGACCCGTCTGCCCGCCTTCGGTCGGGCGGTCCGGGAGCTGTGTGGGGACGACGTCTTGCTCGAGTACGCCGCCGAACCGGACGCACCCCTCGGGGATTTCCTCGACGCGCTCGACGGGGAGCCGGCCCCCGACCTCGCCACCGTCCGGCTGGGTCCCACCCAGACGGGCTACCGGCGGGTTTCGGAGACGAGCCGCCGCGACACGGAGCAGTTGGTCGACGCGCTGACCGACCGGGGCATCACCCCGAACGTGCTCGTGACCGGCGGCGCCGACTGCCACGAACTCGCCCGGCTGCGCGAGCAGGCAGTCCTCCCCGACCCGCCCGTGGTGACGGTTCTGCTGGGTGCGCCCAGTGGCGCTGTCGGGACGCCGCTGTCCCTGCTTTCGGTCCTCGACGCGGTTCCCGACGGCGCACACGTCTTCGTCCGCGCGACCGGCCCCAACCAGTACCCGCTGACGACGCTCGCCTTCTTCATGGGTGCGCACCCGATGGTCGGCATGGCGGACAACCTCTTTTTCGACCCCGACACGCCGGTCGAGCGCAACGCCCAGCTCGTGCGGACGGTCGCCCAGCTGGCACAGCGTTCGCTGCGTTCGCTCGCCGATATCGGGGCTGCCAGCCGTCGCCTGACACTCCCCCCGGCCGTCGCCGAGGGGAACGACGTCGAAGCGTAA
- the aglF gene encoding UTP--glucose-1-phosphate uridylyltransferase AglF: MDAVILAAGQGTRLRPLTDDKPKGMVEVDGKPILTHCFDQLIELGADELYVVVGYKKQNIINYYEDEYQGVPITYTHQREQNGLAHALLTVEEHIDDDFMLMLGDNIFQANLSDVVNRQQEQRADAAFLVEEVPWDEASRYGVCDTNKYGEITEVIEKPEEPPSNLVMTGFYTFTPAIFHACQLVQPSNRGEYEISDAIDLLLHSGRTIDAIRMNGWRNDIGYPEDRDEAERRLQDETEKAQTEEAQTEEAAVEDAASVPSSE; the protein is encoded by the coding sequence ATGGACGCAGTGATACTCGCGGCCGGACAGGGGACTCGACTCCGCCCACTCACCGACGACAAGCCAAAAGGGATGGTCGAAGTGGACGGCAAACCGATACTCACGCACTGTTTCGACCAGCTCATCGAGCTGGGCGCCGACGAGCTGTACGTCGTCGTGGGCTACAAGAAACAGAACATCATCAACTACTACGAGGACGAGTACCAGGGCGTCCCGATAACGTACACGCACCAGCGCGAACAGAACGGGCTGGCCCACGCCCTGCTGACGGTCGAGGAACACATCGACGACGACTTCATGCTGATGCTGGGGGACAACATCTTCCAGGCGAACCTCAGCGACGTGGTCAACCGCCAGCAGGAGCAGCGGGCCGACGCCGCCTTCCTCGTCGAGGAGGTCCCCTGGGACGAAGCCAGCCGCTACGGCGTCTGTGACACGAACAAGTACGGCGAGATAACGGAGGTCATCGAGAAGCCCGAGGAGCCGCCGTCGAACCTCGTGATGACCGGATTCTACACGTTCACGCCCGCTATCTTCCACGCCTGCCAGCTCGTCCAGCCCTCGAACCGGGGCGAGTACGAGATAAGCGACGCCATCGACCTGCTCTTGCACTCCGGGCGAACCATCGACGCCATCCGGATGAACGGCTGGCGAAACGACATCGGCTATCCCGAGGACCGCGACGAGGCCGAACGTCGGCTCCAGGATGAGACCGAGAAAGCCCAGACCGAGGAAGCCCAGACCGAGGAGGCTGCGGTCGAGGACGCCGCGTCCGTTCCGTCCTCGGAGTAA
- a CDS encoding polysaccharide deacetylase family protein, which translates to MGAVVISIDAELGWGFHDYPADERPTDRIARSRWGWEQLAETLAEHDIPATWAVVGHLFEDDCAGAHVGHPSPSGWFAHERGDDPMDDQYRFAPDLLADLAESDVGHDIGSHTYSHVEFDADYATEDLARAECDRAVEAAEAAGITMDSFVFPRNRIGHREILAESGFRCYRGTEPETTADGPYSAPLRKLAQATVVRDPPPLVEPTVDEFGLVNIPASLYLFGFEGPARRVLSATVGDPVVRQARLGVDAAAAGEGICHLWLHPNNLTTEADLARFRAICAHIDDVRADTDLTVETMRTVADRVVTEDVTAA; encoded by the coding sequence ATGGGAGCAGTCGTCATCTCTATCGACGCAGAGCTTGGCTGGGGGTTCCACGACTACCCGGCCGACGAACGGCCGACCGACCGCATCGCGCGCTCGCGGTGGGGGTGGGAGCAACTGGCCGAGACGCTCGCGGAGCACGATATCCCGGCCACCTGGGCAGTGGTGGGGCATCTCTTCGAGGACGACTGTGCCGGCGCCCACGTCGGCCATCCCTCGCCGTCGGGCTGGTTCGCCCACGAGCGCGGCGACGACCCGATGGACGACCAGTACCGCTTCGCCCCGGACTTACTCGCCGATCTCGCCGAGAGTGACGTCGGCCACGACATCGGCTCTCACACCTACTCGCACGTCGAATTCGACGCCGACTACGCCACCGAGGACCTCGCGCGCGCGGAGTGTGACCGCGCCGTCGAGGCTGCCGAGGCCGCGGGCATCACGATGGACTCGTTTGTCTTCCCCCGCAACCGTATCGGCCACCGGGAGATACTGGCCGAGTCGGGCTTTCGCTGTTACCGCGGGACGGAGCCGGAGACAACCGCCGACGGCCCCTACTCGGCGCCGCTTCGCAAGCTCGCCCAGGCGACGGTCGTACGGGACCCGCCGCCGCTGGTCGAACCGACCGTCGACGAGTTCGGGCTGGTGAACATCCCCGCGTCGCTGTACCTGTTCGGATTCGAAGGCCCGGCCCGGCGGGTGCTCTCGGCGACGGTCGGGGACCCGGTCGTCAGACAGGCCCGCCTCGGCGTCGACGCGGCAGCCGCGGGCGAGGGTATCTGTCACCTCTGGCTCCACCCGAACAACCTCACGACGGAGGCCGACCTGGCGCGGTTCCGGGCCATCTGTGCCCACATCGACGATGTGCGGGCCGACACCGACCTCACAGTCGAGACGATGCGGACGGTCGCGGACCGCGTGGTCACGGAAGACGTCACTGCGGCGTAG
- a CDS encoding acyltransferase, giving the protein MSKCQLGDGCRIAESADILPPEGGQSPARIGSDSIVRAGSVLYPDVVTGNRFQTGHHAVVREETTVGHDCVVGSQVVVDGQSDLGDGVSLQTGAYVPAETTIGDRVFLGPRAVLTNDPYPLRQGVDLAGPTLEADVTVGANATVLPGVTIGERSFVAAGAVVTEDVPPSTLAVGTPAKHRPLPEPLAAGNVHR; this is encoded by the coding sequence ATGAGTAAGTGCCAGCTCGGTGATGGCTGTCGTATCGCGGAGTCGGCGGATATACTCCCGCCGGAGGGGGGCCAGTCGCCAGCGAGAATCGGGTCGGACTCCATCGTCCGCGCGGGGTCGGTCCTCTACCCGGACGTCGTCACCGGCAACCGGTTCCAGACCGGTCACCACGCCGTCGTCAGGGAGGAGACCACCGTCGGTCACGACTGTGTCGTCGGCTCACAGGTCGTCGTCGACGGCCAGAGCGACCTCGGTGACGGGGTGAGTCTCCAGACCGGCGCCTACGTGCCCGCCGAGACGACTATCGGTGACAGGGTGTTCCTCGGGCCGCGGGCCGTCCTGACGAACGACCCCTACCCGCTCCGACAGGGGGTCGACCTCGCGGGACCGACCCTCGAAGCCGACGTCACCGTCGGCGCGAACGCCACCGTGTTGCCGGGCGTGACCATCGGCGAACGCTCCTTCGTCGCCGCGGGAGCCGTCGTCACCGAGGACGTCCCGCCGTCGACGCTCGCGGTCGGCACGCCGGCGAAACACCGGCCCCTCCCGGAACCGCTCGCGGCCGGCAACGTGCATCGATGA
- a CDS encoding DUF354 domain-containing protein: MRAHFEVGHPAHVHLFKHAIRELEGAGHRTLVTAREKEVTTALLDAYDIDYEVLSTQGETTPELLLEWALRELRLIRSIRRFDSDVVVSHLNPVAAQAARVTRTPNVTFTDDEVATRSLSKVTIPFTSRVCTPACFEMDFGTKHRRYDGYHELAYLHPDRFEPDPEPLRAHGVAVDEPYYVLRFVSWAAHHDVGETGISRAGKRELVDYLAERGQVYITSESPLPRGFEAHRLPVPPERIHDLLYYADGYIGDSQTMAIEAGVLGTPAIRTNSFVGNKDLSTFRELESHGLVYNLNEERAAIEKLKEFVEDPDTAATWNRRRSQLLAEREDVTDVVVEETLGAAS; this comes from the coding sequence ATGCGGGCCCACTTCGAGGTCGGCCATCCGGCCCACGTCCACCTGTTCAAGCACGCTATCCGCGAGCTGGAGGGGGCGGGCCACCGAACCCTCGTCACCGCCCGTGAGAAGGAGGTGACGACGGCGCTGCTGGACGCCTACGACATCGACTACGAGGTGCTCTCGACGCAGGGCGAGACGACCCCGGAGCTCCTGCTGGAGTGGGCGCTCCGGGAACTGCGGCTCATCCGGTCCATCCGACGGTTCGACTCGGACGTGGTCGTGAGTCACCTCAACCCGGTCGCGGCCCAGGCCGCCAGGGTCACACGCACGCCGAACGTGACCTTCACCGACGACGAGGTGGCGACCCGGTCGCTCTCGAAGGTCACCATCCCCTTTACCTCGCGGGTCTGCACGCCGGCGTGTTTCGAGATGGACTTCGGGACGAAACACCGCCGCTACGACGGCTATCACGAACTCGCGTACCTTCACCCCGACCGGTTCGAGCCCGACCCCGAACCGCTCCGTGCCCACGGCGTCGCCGTCGACGAGCCCTACTACGTGCTCCGCTTTGTCTCGTGGGCGGCCCACCACGACGTCGGCGAAACCGGCATCTCCAGGGCTGGCAAGCGCGAACTCGTCGACTACCTCGCAGAGCGGGGCCAGGTGTACATCACCAGCGAGTCCCCGCTGCCACGGGGCTTCGAGGCCCATCGGCTCCCGGTGCCACCCGAGCGCATCCACGACCTGCTGTACTACGCCGACGGCTACATCGGCGACTCACAGACGATGGCCATCGAGGCGGGTGTGCTGGGGACGCCCGCTATCCGGACGAACTCCTTCGTCGGGAACAAGGACCTCTCGACGTTCCGGGAGCTGGAATCCCACGGGCTCGTCTACAACCTCAACGAGGAGCGGGCGGCCATCGAGAAGCTGAAGGAGTTCGTCGAGGACCCCGACACCGCCGCCACGTGGAACCGCCGCCGGTCCCAGCTGCTGGCCGAGCGCGAGGACGTGACCGACGTGGTCGTCGAGGAGACGCTCGGAGCAGCTTCATGA
- a CDS encoding polysaccharide deacetylase family protein has product MSGEWVPEGHEFALCLTHDVDRPYKTYQSLFYALTRRDPSQLLDLTPGRRPYWTFPELLAFEREHGVRSAFYVLDEQSLFRDRPPREWLTAEGWQLYAGRYDIEDAPIRGLLGTLRRGGWEVGLHGSYEAVDDRAMLREEKRRLEAVLGESVRGGRQHYLRLERPATWEHYRAIGLDYDTTLGSPDEYGFAHGYQPLRPFDDEFVVFPLTVMEGALPDPGEDFDRAWAAVESLLAEAAANDAVMTVLWHPRHFSPDHPGYGRLYRRLVTTALEADAWVGPPGELYSLCASTAVAADD; this is encoded by the coding sequence ATGAGTGGGGAGTGGGTGCCGGAGGGTCACGAGTTTGCCCTCTGTCTCACCCACGACGTCGACCGGCCATACAAGACCTACCAGTCGCTGTTCTACGCGCTGACCCGCCGTGACCCGAGTCAGTTGCTCGACCTCACGCCGGGCCGGCGGCCCTACTGGACCTTCCCCGAACTGCTGGCCTTCGAGCGCGAACACGGCGTCAGGTCGGCCTTCTACGTCCTTGACGAGCAGTCGCTGTTCCGCGACCGCCCGCCCCGTGAGTGGCTGACGGCCGAGGGCTGGCAGCTGTACGCCGGCCGCTACGACATCGAGGACGCCCCGATTCGTGGCCTGCTCGGGACGCTGCGGCGGGGTGGCTGGGAGGTCGGTCTGCACGGCTCCTACGAGGCTGTCGACGACCGAGCGATGTTGCGCGAGGAGAAACGCCGGCTGGAAGCGGTGCTGGGCGAGTCGGTCCGGGGCGGGCGCCAGCACTACCTCCGGCTGGAACGGCCCGCGACCTGGGAGCACTACCGGGCTATCGGGCTCGACTACGACACGACCCTCGGGAGTCCCGACGAGTACGGCTTCGCCCACGGCTACCAGCCACTCCGGCCGTTCGACGACGAGTTCGTCGTCTTCCCCCTGACGGTGATGGAGGGCGCGCTGCCGGACCCTGGCGAGGATTTCGACCGCGCCTGGGCCGCAGTCGAGTCGCTGCTCGCGGAGGCCGCCGCGAACGACGCCGTGATGACGGTCCTCTGGCACCCGCGTCACTTCAGCCCCGACCACCCCGGCTACGGTCGTCTCTACCGCCGGCTCGTCACGACTGCGCTGGAGGCAGACGCCTGGGTCGGTCCCCCCGGCGAGCTGTACTCGCTGTGTGCGTCGACGGCGGTCGCCGCGGACGACTGA
- a CDS encoding GNAT family N-acetyltransferase, whose amino-acid sequence MRVERLSLSEWAETLPDSGYEVFHTPPALSAIDRHASGELQLYGGFKGEQPVGLLPVVEGNRPVGRTIMSPPPAMNIPRLGPIVMPTSPKQRKREGVNKTFVEEVLAELGTDGPLSLVRLITGLGYDDPRPFHWADFDLTTRYTYVVDLEDTDPDSVLKSFSKSLRRDVTNARESDVTVAVEGHDATRTVFERTRDRYAEQDRGFPLSWRYVSDLVAGLDDRARTYVARDADGELLSGVTALFGPDTAYFWQGGTRAECDVAVNSLLHWRIIEDVLSDPELDSVTGYDLMGANTERLCDYKGKFAGDLVPYYEVETDSPAMNLAKTAFSAVKR is encoded by the coding sequence ATGCGCGTCGAAAGACTGTCACTTTCGGAGTGGGCCGAGACCCTTCCGGACTCGGGGTACGAGGTGTTTCACACACCGCCGGCGCTGTCGGCGATTGACCGCCACGCCAGCGGCGAGTTGCAGCTCTACGGCGGCTTCAAGGGTGAGCAGCCGGTGGGATTGTTGCCGGTCGTCGAGGGGAACCGGCCCGTCGGTCGCACCATCATGTCGCCACCGCCGGCGATGAACATCCCGCGGTTGGGGCCAATCGTGATGCCGACCAGCCCGAAACAGCGCAAGCGCGAAGGGGTCAACAAGACGTTCGTCGAGGAGGTCCTGGCGGAGCTTGGGACCGACGGCCCGCTGTCACTGGTGCGGCTGATAACCGGGCTGGGATACGACGACCCGCGACCGTTCCACTGGGCCGACTTCGACCTCACGACGCGATACACCTACGTCGTAGACCTCGAAGACACCGACCCCGACAGCGTCCTCAAATCCTTCAGCAAGAGCCTCCGCCGGGACGTCACGAACGCCCGCGAGAGCGACGTGACCGTCGCGGTCGAGGGTCACGACGCGACCCGGACGGTGTTCGAACGCACCAGGGACCGCTACGCCGAGCAGGACCGCGGGTTCCCGCTGTCCTGGCGGTACGTCAGCGACCTCGTCGCGGGACTGGACGACCGGGCCCGGACCTACGTGGCCCGCGACGCCGACGGCGAACTCCTCTCGGGCGTGACGGCGCTGTTCGGGCCCGACACGGCGTACTTCTGGCAGGGCGGGACGCGGGCTGAGTGCGACGTGGCCGTCAACAGCCTGCTCCACTGGCGAATCATCGAGGACGTACTCTCCGACCCCGAACTCGACTCGGTCACCGGCTACGACCTGATGGGCGCAAACACCGAGCGCCTCTGTGACTACAAGGGCAAGTTCGCGGGCGACCTGGTGCCCTACTACGAGGTCGAGACCGACAGCCCGGCGATGAACCTGGCCAAGACCGCTTTCAGCGCGGTGAAGCGATGA
- a CDS encoding glycosyltransferase yields MRVLNLVTNAQSQFFRAQVAELERRGVEMTTLSVPGENHSQSVDAGTEGSRSVWDYARFYPSVLSQSLGGYDLVHANYGLTAPMAIAQPRLPVVLSLWGSDLMGRYGPVTKRLAPLCDAVVVMSQGMADVYGGDCRVIPHGVDLDMFEPMDRDGAREEVGWPTDERIVLFPYPPKREVKNHPRARAIVDRVAARLDLPVSMRTATDIPHERMSYYLNAADALLLTSHREGSPNTVKEALACNLPVVATDVGDVARRLDGVEPSTVSDDDDELVTGLAEILRSGDRSNGREHATEIGVERMGARLLSVYESVATS; encoded by the coding sequence CTGCGCGTCCTCAACCTCGTCACCAACGCCCAGTCCCAGTTCTTCCGGGCCCAGGTCGCCGAACTGGAGCGGCGCGGGGTCGAGATGACGACGCTGTCGGTGCCCGGTGAGAACCACTCCCAGTCGGTCGACGCGGGGACCGAGGGGAGTCGCTCGGTCTGGGACTACGCCCGGTTCTACCCCTCGGTTCTTTCCCAGTCGCTGGGCGGCTACGACCTCGTCCACGCGAACTACGGCCTCACCGCACCGATGGCTATCGCCCAGCCGCGCCTGCCGGTGGTGCTCTCGCTGTGGGGGTCGGACCTCATGGGTCGATACGGACCGGTGACGAAACGACTCGCACCGCTGTGTGACGCAGTCGTCGTCATGTCCCAGGGGATGGCCGACGTCTACGGCGGCGACTGCCGCGTCATCCCTCACGGCGTCGATCTGGACATGTTCGAGCCGATGGACCGTGACGGCGCCCGCGAGGAAGTCGGCTGGCCGACCGACGAGCGCATCGTCCTCTTTCCGTACCCGCCCAAACGCGAGGTGAAGAACCACCCTCGCGCTCGGGCCATCGTCGACCGCGTCGCCGCCCGACTCGACCTGCCGGTGTCGATGCGGACCGCGACGGATATCCCACACGAACGGATGTCCTACTACCTCAACGCCGCCGACGCCCTGCTGTTGACCTCCCATCGCGAGGGGTCGCCCAACACGGTCAAGGAGGCACTCGCCTGCAACCTCCCCGTGGTCGCGACCGACGTCGGCGACGTCGCCCGGCGCCTCGACGGGGTCGAGCCCAGCACTGTCAGCGACGACGACGACGAACTCGTCACGGGGCTGGCCGAGATACTCCGGAGCGGCGACCGCTCCAACGGCCGCGAGCACGCCACCGAAATCGGCGTCGAACGGATGGGGGCGCGGCTCCTCTCGGTCTACGAGTCGGTGGCCACCTCCTGA
- a CDS encoding flippase, translating to MNLTDRIAAGFKVTMAARVIHAATNGLLLLVLTRYLLEPDQYGLLYFAISVVGIAELFGTLGVPNATARYVNEYAERDETQVRYIIRWSLAIILTVAVTVSVVVSLAGAELARLLGRPAVAPVLTVGGLYIGGRSLFGYLKSVFQAFNRVDYSAAVTVINSTTRLIITTGLVVAGYGVTGAMGGYVVGFLASVAFGLVALYTQFYRSLPPTDQPESDLRGRIARYSVPTAATRASVVVDSKLDTVLVGVLATPVAVGFYTLARQIADLCIAPASSLGFTITPTLGEQSAAENPGVAGRIYLESLRNVLLLYVPAAAGLVIVAEPAVTYVVGEEYLGAVVLIQLYAFFVIVRAIHKITGSALDYLGLARVRAIARATSAAGNVLLNLLLIPPLGALGAGIATVITYSAYTGVNVYYIHRELEFDLGELASDLARVAVVALVMAGVVLSVLPYVTGPFSLAAVVATGGAVWATLSVASGLVEPSTVISFIT from the coding sequence ATGAATCTGACCGACCGCATCGCGGCCGGATTCAAGGTGACGATGGCCGCGCGGGTGATCCACGCGGCGACCAACGGCCTGTTGCTCCTCGTACTGACGCGGTACCTGCTCGAACCCGACCAGTACGGCCTGCTGTACTTCGCCATCTCGGTCGTCGGTATCGCCGAACTGTTCGGCACGCTCGGCGTCCCGAACGCCACGGCCCGCTACGTCAACGAGTACGCCGAGCGTGACGAGACGCAGGTCCGATACATCATCCGGTGGTCACTCGCCATCATCCTGACCGTCGCCGTCACCGTCTCCGTGGTCGTCTCGCTGGCCGGCGCCGAACTGGCGCGGCTCCTGGGTCGCCCGGCGGTCGCGCCGGTCTTGACCGTCGGCGGGCTCTACATCGGCGGCCGGTCGCTGTTTGGCTACCTGAAATCCGTCTTCCAGGCGTTCAACCGCGTCGACTACAGCGCCGCCGTGACCGTCATCAACAGCACCACGAGGCTTATCATCACGACGGGGCTGGTCGTGGCCGGCTACGGCGTCACCGGGGCGATGGGTGGCTACGTCGTGGGCTTTCTCGCTTCGGTCGCCTTCGGGCTGGTGGCGCTGTACACGCAGTTTTACCGCTCGCTCCCGCCGACCGACCAGCCCGAGAGCGACCTGCGGGGCCGTATCGCGCGCTACAGCGTCCCCACCGCCGCGACGCGGGCCAGCGTCGTCGTCGACAGCAAGTTAGACACCGTCCTCGTCGGCGTGCTGGCGACGCCGGTCGCCGTCGGCTTCTACACCCTGGCCCGCCAGATAGCCGACCTCTGTATCGCGCCGGCCTCGTCGCTTGGCTTCACCATCACGCCCACCCTGGGCGAGCAGTCCGCCGCCGAGAACCCCGGTGTCGCGGGCCGCATCTACCTCGAGTCGCTGCGGAACGTCCTCCTGCTGTACGTGCCGGCGGCTGCCGGGCTCGTCATCGTGGCCGAACCGGCCGTCACGTACGTCGTCGGTGAGGAGTATCTCGGGGCTGTCGTGCTGATACAGCTCTATGCCTTCTTCGTCATCGTCAGAGCCATCCACAAGATAACCGGGTCGGCACTGGACTACCTCGGGCTGGCCCGCGTGCGGGCCATCGCCCGCGCCACGAGCGCGGCGGGCAACGTCCTGTTGAATCTGTTGTTGATTCCACCGCTGGGCGCGCTGGGGGCCGGCATCGCCACGGTCATCACCTACAGCGCCTACACCGGCGTCAACGTCTACTACATCCACCGCGAACTGGAGTTCGACCTCGGTGAACTCGCCAGCGACCTGGCCAGAGTCGCCGTCGTCGCGCTGGTCATGGCTGGTGTCGTGCTCTCGGTGTTGCCCTACGTCACCGGGCCGTTCTCGCTGGCCGCCGTCGTCGCCACCGGTGGGGCGGTCTGGGCGACCCTCTCCGTGGCCAGCGGGCTGGTCGAACCCAGCACGGTCATCTCGTTTATTACCTGA
- a CDS encoding methionyl-tRNA formyltransferase — translation MPSVAFFGSHPLGERCLDELTGHDAFDVELVVTYGPDEDTWWDGCLYDRAQQLGHRVRTRADEREVLDYDVDYLVSVYYPNILGEELLDHPTVAPLNLHQAELPRYRGSNVFSHAIMNARDDDHWRYGTTLHVMAPEVDAGDIVARRFVPIEETDTARTLYDRVTEASVDLFREQLTTLRDGAVHRVATPQSAYNGERYFYTKESLDGEKAIPVERLADDDEATQLAVYDKIRALDFPPFEPAYTELSGRRLYLTATNYDDLFGGATVPNFGVEDDPVAATQD, via the coding sequence ATGCCATCGGTCGCATTCTTCGGGAGCCATCCGCTCGGTGAGCGCTGCCTGGACGAACTGACCGGCCACGACGCCTTCGACGTCGAGCTGGTCGTCACCTACGGGCCCGACGAGGACACCTGGTGGGACGGCTGTCTGTACGACCGCGCCCAGCAGCTGGGCCATCGGGTCCGAACCCGAGCCGACGAACGGGAGGTGCTCGACTACGACGTGGACTACCTCGTCAGCGTCTACTACCCCAACATACTCGGCGAGGAACTGCTCGACCACCCGACCGTCGCGCCGCTGAACCTCCATCAGGCCGAACTGCCCCGCTATCGCGGGAGCAACGTCTTCTCCCATGCCATCATGAACGCCCGCGACGACGACCACTGGCGCTACGGGACCACGCTGCACGTGATGGCGCCGGAGGTCGACGCCGGTGACATCGTCGCCCGCCGGTTCGTCCCCATCGAGGAGACCGACACCGCCCGGACCCTGTACGACCGCGTCACCGAGGCCTCCGTCGACCTGTTCCGCGAACAGCTCACGACGCTCCGGGACGGGGCCGTCCACCGGGTCGCGACGCCACAGTCGGCGTACAACGGCGAGCGGTACTTCTACACCAAGGAGAGTCTCGACGGCGAGAAGGCGATCCCGGTCGAGCGGCTGGCCGACGACGACGAGGCCACCCAGCTGGCGGTGTACGACAAGATTCGAGCACTGGATTTCCCGCCGTTCGAGCCGGCCTACACGGAGCTTTCCGGGCGGCGACTCTACCTGACGGCGACGAACTACGACGACCTCTTCGGGGGTGCGACGGTACCGAACTTCGGCGTCGAAGACGACCCCGTCGCGGCCACGCAGGACTAG
- a CDS encoding Gfo/Idh/MocA family protein yields MRYGVVGTGYWGKNHVRVAKELMDDGELDEVVLCDTDESRASKLAETYGLPYETDVGNLDVDAATVATPSTTHRTVALSLLERDIDLLVEKPLALTSADAWDIVEAADDNDCTLGVGHIFRYHPALVALKRRIDRGELGRIKYLQTRRFSFRVPRTTTGVLYSLAVHDVDIYDYLLGRRPDTVHGQLDSFVRENIVETATITLQYGDTSGVINSSWQVPVFDKKRDLVVVGSNRSAYVDYLENTKLELFDAEVFSDPDDGLKSRNDGAISHSTDDREPLKVEVQSFVEASRAGEQPRADGAVGARAVETLEYAEESARKKSVVPVKQPDTVTQF; encoded by the coding sequence ATGAGATACGGCGTCGTCGGCACCGGCTACTGGGGGAAAAACCACGTCCGGGTCGCGAAGGAGCTCATGGACGACGGGGAACTCGACGAGGTGGTGCTGTGTGATACGGACGAGAGCCGCGCCTCGAAACTCGCAGAGACGTACGGTCTGCCCTACGAGACGGACGTCGGGAATCTCGACGTCGACGCGGCGACCGTCGCCACCCCGTCGACGACCCACCGGACGGTCGCGCTGTCGCTGCTGGAGCGGGACATCGACCTGCTCGTCGAGAAACCGCTGGCGCTGACCTCGGCCGACGCCTGGGACATCGTCGAGGCCGCCGACGACAACGATTGTACGCTCGGCGTGGGGCATATCTTCCGCTACCACCCGGCGCTGGTCGCGCTGAAACGGCGCATCGACCGCGGGGAGCTGGGGCGAATCAAGTACCTCCAGACCCGTCGCTTCTCGTTTCGGGTGCCCCGGACGACGACGGGCGTGCTCTACTCGCTTGCGGTCCACGACGTGGACATCTACGACTACCTGCTGGGCCGACGACCCGACACCGTCCACGGGCAGCTCGACTCGTTCGTCCGGGAGAACATCGTCGAGACGGCGACTATCACGCTGCAGTACGGCGACACCAGCGGCGTCATCAACTCCTCCTGGCAGGTGCCCGTCTTCGACAAGAAACGTGACCTCGTCGTCGTCGGCTCCAACCGGTCGGCGTACGTCGACTATCTGGAGAACACGAAGCTCGAACTGTTCGACGCCGAGGTGTTCTCCGACCCGGACGACGGGCTCAAGTCGAGAAACGACGGCGCAATCTCACACAGCACAGACGACCGCGAACCGCTGAAAGTCGAGGTCCAGTCCTTCGTCGAAGCCAGCCGAGCGGGCGAACAGCCACGCGCCGACGGCGCCGTCGGTGCCCGCGCCGTCGAGACCCTGGAGTACGCCGAGGAGTCCGCCCGCAAGAAGAGCGTCGTGCCCGTCAAGCAGCCCGACACCGTGACGCAGTTCTAG